One genomic window of Dehalococcoidales bacterium includes the following:
- a CDS encoding R3H domain-containing nucleic acid-binding protein, translated as MPAYERRIIHLALTDHPDVTTESTGEGDARKVMILPDQGSQS; from the coding sequence ATGCCTGCCTACGAGAGACGCATCATCCACCTGGCCCTGACAGACCATCCCGATGTCACCACAGAAAGCACCGGTGAGGGCGACGCCCGCAAGGTAATGATTCTGCCCGACCAGGGTAGTCAGAGCTAG